The genomic DNA TTTTAACGCCATCTTCAAAATGAGGCTCAGGACTGTCACCCTTAGCGATACCATTCATTAATTCCGACATCAAATTAATAAAGGTATGCTCGTAACCCATAATATGAGCAGCAGGCCAATAATTTCCGGCAAAAGGATGCTCTTCTTCCGTACAGTTAATGGTTCGAAACCCTTGCAAGCCTCGTTCGTCATCCTCTAGATAGACTTGTAGATTGTTCATATTTTCCATATCCCAGCGAACGGACCCTTTTTCACCGTTAATTTCAAAACGGTTGCCAGCCCTATTACCCCTAGCGTATCGTGTTGCCTCAAACGTGCCTAAGGCGCCATTTTCAAATCGAGCTAGGAAAGCTACCGCATCATCGACCGTAACATCGCCGTACTCATGACTTTCAATTTCAGGTTTTAAGTTACTGGTCATGCCACCAAGTGGACGTTTTTTAATAAAGGTTTCTGTCATTCCTGTCACTTCACTCAATTCCCCGACCAAAAAACGGGCCAAATCAATGATATGTGCACCAAGATCGCCAAGGGTTCCGGATCCAGCAACATCCTTTTTTAATCGCCAAATGAGAGGGAAATTGGGATCCATAAGCATATCCTGCAAAAAGGTGGCTCTAATGTGATAGATTTTTCCTAATCGCCCTTCATCAATGAGTTGCTTAGCCCATTGTACAGCCGGTGCAAACCGATAATTATGACAGATCATATTAACCACGCCGGTCTTCTTAACGGCATCCAGCATCTTTTGAGATTGTTCCAAAGTTAATCCCAATGGTTTCTCACAAATGACGTGCTTGCCCGCTTCAGCTGCAGCAATGGCGATATCGGCATGAGTATTATTAGGTGTGACAATATCGATCAAATCGATATCATCCCGTTCAATCAAACGTCTCCAATCAGTCTCGTACGAGGACCATCCCATTTTACTCGCTGCCGATGCGACTTTTTCTTCGTCGCGCCCGGCAATGGCTTGAAGCTTGGGTGTTGCATCAGTATCAAAATAAAACGGCACATCGCGATAAGCGTGGCTGTGTGCCTTGCCCATCATTTGATAGCCAACCATACCAACCCGAATATCCTTCCCTCCCATGGGAAACACCTGCCCTTTCTTATTTCATGGTAAGCGATTACATTAGATTCGTAACTTTATTTAGAAGATCTGGATACGGATCGCAAGTCAATTTGTTGTCCCGTCCTTGCACTTTCATAAATACTTTCTAGCAATTGAGTCGACAAATAGCCATCCTCTGCCGTAACTGGCTGTTTTGTCCCATTGATAATAGCATCAATAAATAATTGATCTTCTTCTATATATCCCCATTTCTCTTCAAACGGGACTTGGAAATAATCATCAATTTCAGCTTTTTGCTTAAGACCCGGTGCATACATAACCTTTTCGAGTTCTTCTGTTTCAATCGTGGAATATTTACCATACACTTCAATTTTTTCAAATGGAAAGCTCCAACCAGAATGAGCGGACGTTACAAACGTAACAATTGTTCCGGTTTCAAAAGTCAATAGAATGGCAAAATCATCTAATTCAGCCTCCGATATATTTTGCCTTGCTTCACATTTAACCGCTTCCACTTCTCCAAATAAATAGCGGCACATGTCCATAAGATGAAAAGGGGTTTCATAGAGAAATCCGCCAGTAGCTTTAGGATCAGCTGTCCATGCTGGGTTTAATAACTCTCCGCGATTCATTTTAAAAAGGGCCATATGAGGGGTCACTTCTTCAGTTGCAATCAAGTCTTTAACCTTTTTGTACACATAAGCATATCTACGATTCATGCCAAGGTTATAAATACCATTGGATTTCTGAGCGGCTTCTTTGATTTGTTCCGCTTCAGCTAAAGAAGTAGCCATGGGTTTCTCACTAAATACATTAATATCATTTTCCAAACAATTGAGCACAGGCTCGACATGCGTCGTATTTGGCGTTGTGACATATACCGTATTAACACCCAATTGAAATAATTCTTCCAAAGATTCGACGGCATGCACATGTTCACCGGCTTCTTTAGCTAAGGCTTCGGCTTTATCTTTAAAAATATCAGCAACGCCGATGATATCGACTCTTTCATCATTTTTTAAATTAGCGGTATGCACTTTCGCAATACCTCCAGCCCCCAAAATCCCTGCTTTGACTTTTACCATGTTATCTCCTCTTTTCGATAAGGGTAAGCGCTTAACTTAATTTAATTCTAAATGAAGTTTTTACGTTTTTCAAGTGAACTTTTATAATTCTTATTGTTTTTCTACAACGCTTCTGTTCCGCCAACGACCAATAAATAAGACCCGCCGGTAAGCAGGCCTGGATCACGTCATTTATTTGCTTCTGTCCTTGCAAACATTTTATCCGCAGCATTTTTGACATGACGCATCGATTCGTCAGCCAAGTCCTGTTTTTCCATTTTCCAATACTCGGGCCTGAATAATTCAAGACTCATCATCTTATCATATCCAATTTTTTGTAAAGCCTGCCCCATATTAAGTAATGGTAGCACACCCAGTCCTGGAAACAGACGATGAGCATCTGTAAGCTGTTCCGTGGGCACATCTTCAGCATCATTAATATGGAAGATAAAGAGTTTGTCTTGGTCGACTTGAGTGATTGATTCAAGCGTTGACCCGCCAGTATAAAAGTGATAGGCATCAACCACTAGACCGATATTTTCGCGGTCGACTACCTGCACAATTTGATTAGCCATTGATAACGTTCGAACCGAAAAATTGTCGAATCCAATGAATTCAAAGGCCAGATTGACGTTATAACGGGAGGCAATGTCAGACATGTCTCCTAGCATTTGTACGGTATCCGCTATGATATATTCATCACTGACACCATCCGTTAACGGGCTTGGAACAGCGATAACATAAGGACAGTCAATAGCCGAAGCAATATGACACCAATGTTCTGTTTCCTGAAGAACTTGTTCTTTTTCCCCTTCAGATTTTAGATTAAAAAACTCAATCGCATTTATTGCGTATGGCTGCACTTGCGATTGCTTAAAGGCGCCAGCTAAATCTTCCAAAGAATGTCGTTCAAAATAGGCATTAAGCTTATAAGTGCGAAGCTCTAAGATGTCAAAGCCTGCCCGATCTGCAACAACGATGTCCTCTTCCAGTGTACATTGGTCTGTTGTTGAGCCATTCAATCCTAATTTCATAAATGGGGTCTCCTCTCTTTCATTCGTATAAAGCGGTTTCATATTCTTTAAAAAAATAGTTTGTTCAGAAGTGAAATGAGTTTTTCAAGTAAGCGCTTAATCTAATTTTATGGATATTTCAGATCCAAAGAACAAAATGCTATAGATCTTTCGGAAATAAGTCAAGAGGCTGAATTGATACTATACGCCTATTTTCTTTTCATTGTCATATATCCTATCTTGTGGCTTTCCGATTCCCTTGAACATCATAAGAACGGAAGTGACGTTCTAGCTGTTCTAGGGTACGTCCTTTAGTTTCTGGCAAATATTTTTTCACGAATGCGATGGCTCCAAGCCCCAAAATGACAAAGATAAAAAATGTTGTAGACAGACCGGTCAAATCGAGTAATATTGGAAACGCTGTAGCAACCAAAAAGTTCGTTATCCAGAGGCAAAACACAGTGAGCCCCATCCCAAGACCTCGTAACCGCAGTGGGAATATTTCCGAAAGCATCAACCATGTGACCGGTGAGATGGCACCTTGTTGGAAAGCAAGAAATGTAACGGTCAAAGAAAGAACAACAAATGGAAGTGCTGCGCTCCCGTTAAGCAAGAGTGAGAATATCCCAATAAGTAGCAGTGCTGACGTCGTTCCTATCAGGCCGGTCAGCAATATTGGACGACGCCCTACTTTTCCAAGGAGCCAGATGCCGACAAATGTTGCTAACACCGAGATAACGCCATTGGCGATGTTACCTATAAGAGCAGCCTTTGTGCCAAAACCAGCATTTCTGAGAATTTCAGTACCGTAGTACATTATAGAGTTAACACCCGTAATTTGCTGCACGATTGCAATGCCAATTCCAATACCAACGATGCGACGGACCCATGGCACAGTGAGATCCTTATAGGTTGCTTTTTTCATTCGCGACTCTTCTGCGATAGCCGTTTTAATTTCACTGAGTTCCGCCCTAGCTTGATTTTCCTCACGTACTTGTTGGAGGATACGCAAAGCGTCTCCAATTTTTCCTTTTGATGCAAACCAGCGCGGACTCTCTGGTAAGATCAGCATGCCGAACCACAGGATAACCGCCGGCAATGTGGCAATGACCAACATGAATCGCCAAACATGGTCACTATCGCCAAGTGTGTTACCTAGGATAGCATTAAAGGTGAAGGCTAATAATTGCCCGGTAACGATCATCAGTTCATTCTGGGTTACCATCCGGCCCCGGCGCTCTGTTGGTGCCATCTCAGCTAAATAAGTCGGTACGATGACAGATGCGCCTCCTACAGCAATCCCTAACAAAGTACGGCAGATCACCATCACAGTCACGTTTGGCGCAAGCGTACATCCTAGTGTTGCAATAAAGAACACCACTGCGAGGTACAGGATGTTTTTACGACGGCCACTACGGTCTGACAAACGTCCGCCTAATACGGCCCCGAACGCAGCACCAAAAAGCAGTGAACTCGTAACAAGGCCTTCCGTAAACGCGTTGAGATTAAGCTGACCTGCTTGAGACATGTAAGGCAGGGCACCGTTAATGACACCCGTGTCATACCCGAAGAGAAGACCTCCGAATGTCGAGATGATCATAATAGTACGCAAAAATGCTTTATGATTACGTTTATTATCAGTACCCTTTGATCCTACAGGATCTGTGGCTAAGTTCCCAATGTCAGAACCATCCTTTTCCTGTCTTTTCATATCACTACTCCTCCTTCAACCATGTTTTTTCAAATATTGATAGCGTTTTCAAAAAAAATCGGCGAACGCCCCTTCAAAGTTTAAAATGGTGAATTTAAGGTCACTAAATCCGGAGATACCATTCGATGGAGTCATGACCTTCACTTTAGGGATAGCGCTTAACCTAAATGCCAAAAATAAATTGACAAGGACGCTAACATCTCATCAACATGAATCCCTCTCTTCCTTTTTAAATTGAAAGCATCGATCCTCCAATTATGGGAATTATCAATCGTCAAAGACCTATATCCAGCGCCTAAATCAATGCTTTTGCAAAAGAAGTAAGCGCTTTAATTAATTTTATCGTACATGATGTTATCTTGTTTTTCAATAGTGAGTTTGTTATTTTTAGAAAATTTATTAGCCTCTATGTTAGAAGTTTTTTATAGGAAAACGAGGCTGTCCACCTTAGAACAGCCCCATGCCAAAGCTATTATTTTTCTGTAACTAGAACAATATTCCTACTACCAACGAGCGGTAACCATTTTCCTTCTCGTATAGAATTCAACACCGTCGCTACCGTTCACATGCAAATCACCATAAAACGACTTTTTCCAACCCGAGAATGGGAAGAAAGCCATAGGCGCAGGTACTCCAAGGTTAATGCCTAACATCCCTGAATCCATCTCTTCCCGGAACTGTCTAACGTTACTGCCATCTTGGGTGAATAGACACGCACCATTGGCGAATTCAGAGGCGTTTGCCAGTTCAATTGCCTCATCCAACGATTCGACTCTAACAATGGATAGAACAGGCGCAAATATTTCATCTTGCCAGATGGCCATATCTTTATTGACATTGTCGAAAATGGTTGGTCCGACGAAATAGCCATCTTCAAGTTGCTCGATATCTTTTCGTCCATCACGGACCAATGTTGCGCCTTCTTCAACGCCTTTTTTGATATAACCGAGTGTCCGTTCCTTGTGCCCTTCTCTAATCACTGGCCCTAGAAAGACATCTTCATTCAAACCATGACCGATTTTGATGTCATCGGCGGCTTTGACCAAACGATCCAAAAGCTCATCAGCAATGTCACCGACAGCCACGGTTACTGAATTCGCCATACAACGTTCACCAGCTGAACCAAAGGCACCGCCAATCATTTGCGGAATCGCTGTATCAAGATCAGCATCCGGCATAACAATCGTATGGTTTTTGGCACCCGCTAAGGCTTGCACGCGTTTACCGTTGGCCGTTCCTGTCTTATAGACGTATTCGGCCACCGGTTGTGAACCAACAAAAGAAATCGCTGGTACGTCTGGATGTTCTAACAAACCGTTAACGACATCATGCGCACCGTGAACGATATTGAGCACACCTTCAGGCAAACCCGCTTCCTGTAAAAGTTCAGCTAAACGATTGGCTAAAAGCGGGGTCCGTTCCGATGGTTTTAATACAAACGTATTGCCACAGGCAATCGCTAGCGGAAACATCCAGCATGGCACCATCATTGGAAAATTAAACGGTGTGATACCGCCAATAACACCGACAGGATAACGATACATCCCTGATTCAATGTTTGTTGCAATATCCGGTAATTGCTCGCCCTTCATAAGATTGGGAGCCCCAGTGGCAAACTCGACATTTTCAATGCCGCGTTGCACTTCACCATAGGCCTCTTTGTAACTTTTTCCGTTTTCTTTCGTCACAATTTCAGCAAGTTCTTCCCAGTGATCAACCAATAATTGATGATATTTAAATAGAATACGAGCCCGCTTAGGTACAGGTGTCTTGCTCCATGTCCGGAAGGCTTCTTTGGCAACCTGGACAGCTTGATCTGTGTCTTCTTTTGATGAAATCGGTACGTATGCTAACGGTTGACCCGTTGCTGGATCGGGGACAACGTCTGTTTGACCGGAAGTTGATGCGACCCACTGACCCCCCACAAAATTTTGAATAGTTGTGACTTCAGTATTCGTTGTCATGTTATTTCCTCCTTTGGAGTCATGGTCCTCGATTGACCATATGAAACTATTTCAATGACTTCGACTTATATTTATGGACATAGTGTTTCACTTGAGAAGCTGATGGCATCGCATCACTCGAACTATGGCTGGAAATCACGATTGCCGCTGAGGCACTCCCTAACTCCATCGCCTCCGGAATCGTATAGCCTTCCATTAATCCATAGATCAATGACGACGCATAGGCATCTCCTGCACCAAATGTTTTGACAATGTCAGCAGGAAAGATAGCGCCTTCAAACGTTTCGCCATCCTTAGTGTAGGCCATCGAACCTTCCTCACCATGCTTGATGACAACCAATTTGGCATTATAGCCAAACCAGCGATTCGCTGTGACCTTGTCGGCGTTCTCTGGGTTGTTATAAAACATTTCCATAAGGTCAAATTCCTCTCGCGTGCCAATGATAACATCACTTTTCTCTGCAGCCAGACTATAATAAATTGCTGTTTCCTGCTCATCGGTCCAGGAGTAGGGGCGGTAGTCAATGTCAAAGAACACAATGACATTGTGTTTACGAGCATATTCTAAGGCTAGAAAGACTGCATCCCGGGATGGACTCTGTGATAAAGCGGTTCCCGAAATGAGTAAAGCCTTTGACTTTTGAATATAGGCTTCACTGACGTCATTGGGATGGAGCTTTAAATCAGCTACATTATCACGATACATGAGAATGCTGCAGTCCGTCGGGCTTTTGATTTCTGTAAAAGCTAATCCCGTTACCGCACCTGATTGATCTGTTACCACATTTGATGTATCAATATGGCGATCAGCGAGATAGTTTTGAATAAAGCGGCCCATCTGATCATCGGACACACGACCGATAAATCCCGCCTTTTTACCTAAATTCGAGAGACCAATCGCAATGTTGGCTGGTGAACCGCCAACATATTTGGTGAATGTTTGCGTTTCCTCCATCGGCCTGTGAATTTCATTCGCATTTAAGTCAATGCATAATCGGCCGACGCCTATTAAATCCATCTCACGGTCTTGCGGAAAATTGAATAATGTCATCGATTCTCTCACCTACTTGTTCATTTTTTCAAACAGCCATTCATGATCAGGATCATTCGTAAACTGCCATGTTCGTACCGGTCCTGCCATCACATTAAGATAGTAGACGTCATAGCCTGGAGGTGCAGAGACTGGATGGTAGCCTTTTGGAACGAGCACCGTCTCATTATGATGAACGGCCATGGCTTCATCCAATGAACGATCGTCCGTGTAGACACGATGAAACAAGAATCCGCTTTCAGGATTGATTTTATGATAATAGGTTTCTTCTAAATAAGATTCTTCCGGGAGACGATCCTCATCATGCTTATGCGGGGGATAGCTTGAATAATTTCCATCCGGCGTGAACACTTCCACAACTAGTAAACTGTCTGCTGGATTTTGTTCTGGTAAAATATTATGAACTTGCCGCTGCATATGACCTGCGCCTCTATGTTCCACACCAACATCATCTGGAGCAATCAATCTTGCTTCATAAGTTCCCTGTCCTGGAGCCAGACAAACAGCGATTTCAAGGTCAGTCAAAGCTTCAACCGAAAAGCTGTCGCTGGACGGAACATAGACAGAATATGGAGGTGTTTTCTCAAATACGTTCATCCGATGGCCGAGATTGTTCCACTGCTCATTTTGCGTAGCAATATTGGCCTTACCACTCAAAATAACAATGCAGGCTTCATTGTTCTCTGTTTCATCTTGAATGGTTTTTCCTTTTTCTAATGAATAGACTTCAAATCCGACATACTTCCAATTGGCTGATTCCGGCGTCACTCTTAAAACTTGACCATTTTCATCCGGATTTCCGCTTGGAACGATTAAGTTTGCCAAAGAAAGGTCCTCCCTTGCAAAATTTTAGAAACCGTAATAACAGGCATGTTGTCAATGTGCCGATTTTCAATACCGTCGAAAAGGATGGGGAAAGCGCTTAACTTATTCCATTATAAAACTTAACATTCAAAAATTAAAGTGTTTTTTATGATTTAATAGATAATTTTTTGAGTTAACCTTGGTTCACGTCTGAAACGGTCCCCTTGTCATAGGTCACTGATTCAATACTTATTTGAAGACCTTGAACACCCATCAACACATGCAAAAAAAGCTGTCAGCATCATGCTAACAGCTTCTCAACAATCGGTTCTTCATTTACGCAGAAGGCGTTTATTCTCGAAGTATAGCGTCTAACTAAAGCCTCTCCACCTGTCCCTTTCCTTCAACATCAAACATGACGATTGCTTCTTTGTAGATCTATCATTTGACCATCAGCAAAACAATGAACGCCTTGAAATTGATTGACTTGAGCGGCCCATTCAAGTTCATGCCCATACCCCTGATCAACCATGAGACGGCCAAGTCGTGACCTGCGCAAAACAGATAACGGTGTGTTCTTATAACTGTCATAAAACATATACGCAGACAACGCCGCATCTGTCATCCGCCAAGTCATGCCAGCCTGAATGCATTCATATAAAAAACACCCTGCTCCATAAAAGTCTTCGAGCGCAAATGTGCCACCGGAACCGGCACAAACCAATAGAATTGTCTTGTCTTTATGATCATCAGCCATGTGCTGGGCTAACCTTTGGGCATTTAACAATGAACCGATATAAATATGGTCCGCCTGCTGTGACTTTCGAATCGCCACCGTGCCATTCGTCGTTGACAGAACCAGTCGCTGCCCCTCGATTTTGTCCTTTAAATCAGTCGGACTTGGATCTAAAAATCCATCAACGGTGCGTCCGTTGAATTCTCCGGCAATCATTTTAATATCCCTTTCAGCAGCTAATCGGTGTGCTTCCGTGTCATTTAAGGCAGGAATAACTTCTTTTGCACCATGTTCCATCACAGTAACCATTGTCGTTGTGGCTAGCAGGACATCAAAGACAACCGCTATTTTTCCCTCTAACAGGTCAGGGTCCAGTGCCTCTTTGTTCGGTATGAGATGAATTTTGCCTGCCATCTATAATTGACCCTTTTCAGCCGTATGGTTCGCATGATCAATTAAACGATGGACAAAGTCACCCATCCCGGCAAAACGCGCATCTTGTGTCTGACCTTTTTTCCAACGATAGTAGATCTGCTGACAAATCACGGCTAATTTAAAATAAGCGAATGTTAAATAATAGTTCATATGACTGGCGTCGCGGCCTGTTTTCTTAGCATACGTTTCGACTAATTCACGTCGGGACAAGAAGCCGGAACGAACGGTAATCGGTTCATGACCGAAGCCATATCGCAAAAAGTCAGGATCACCGGGTTCCACCCAATAGCTTAAGGTACAGGCCAAATCAGCTAACGGATCCCCTACAGTGGCCATTTCCCAATCAAAAATCCCGACCATATGCTTCAGATCCTTATCGAACATAACATTATTAAACTTATAGTCATAGTGAATCATCGCTGGTTTCTGAGACTCAGGCAGATGGTCAACTAACCATCGTTTAAGCGCCTCTTCACCTTTGACATTATCCGTCTTTGACTTGTCGTAGCGCTTGATCCACCCGTGAATCTGGCGTTCCAAAAATCCGTCTGGATGGCCAATGTTATCTAATCCTGATTCACCCAAATCGATTGAATGGAGTTCCGCCAAACTAGAAATAAACGTTTTTGATAGGTGACGACCCTGTTCAGAGGTTAACTGCGCCCCATCCTCGACCGCATCTAAAACAACGCCGCGGCGACGTTCCATAATAAAAAACGGACGGCCGATGATGGATGCATCATCACAATAGACGAACGGTTCGGGTGCCAATGGATAGACCGAATGCAAGTGACTGAGCACTCGAAATTCGCGGCCCATATCATGA from Tuberibacillus sp. Marseille-P3662 includes the following:
- a CDS encoding Gfo/Idh/MocA family protein, which encodes MGGKDIRVGMVGYQMMGKAHSHAYRDVPFYFDTDATPKLQAIAGRDEEKVASAASKMGWSSYETDWRRLIERDDIDLIDIVTPNNTHADIAIAAAEAGKHVICEKPLGLTLEQSQKMLDAVKKTGVVNMICHNYRFAPAVQWAKQLIDEGRLGKIYHIRATFLQDMLMDPNFPLIWRLKKDVAGSGTLGDLGAHIIDLARFLVGELSEVTGMTETFIKKRPLGGMTSNLKPEIESHEYGDVTVDDAVAFLARFENGALGTFEATRYARGNRAGNRFEINGEKGSVRWDMENMNNLQVYLEDDERGLQGFRTINCTEEEHPFAGNYWPAAHIMGYEHTFINLMSELMNGIAKGDSPEPHFEDGVKNQAVLEAVETSAREGQWVDVSKLLDAVRL
- a CDS encoding Gfo/Idh/MocA family protein; translated protein: MVKVKAGILGAGGIAKVHTANLKNDERVDIIGVADIFKDKAEALAKEAGEHVHAVESLEELFQLGVNTVYVTTPNTTHVEPVLNCLENDINVFSEKPMATSLAEAEQIKEAAQKSNGIYNLGMNRRYAYVYKKVKDLIATEEVTPHMALFKMNRGELLNPAWTADPKATGGFLYETPFHLMDMCRYLFGEVEAVKCEARQNISEAELDDFAILLTFETGTIVTFVTSAHSGWSFPFEKIEVYGKYSTIETEELEKVMYAPGLKQKAEIDDYFQVPFEEKWGYIEEDQLFIDAIINGTKQPVTAEDGYLSTQLLESIYESARTGQQIDLRSVSRSSK
- a CDS encoding sugar phosphate isomerase/epimerase family protein; amino-acid sequence: MKLGLNGSTTDQCTLEEDIVVADRAGFDILELRTYKLNAYFERHSLEDLAGAFKQSQVQPYAINAIEFFNLKSEGEKEQVLQETEHWCHIASAIDCPYVIAVPSPLTDGVSDEYIIADTVQMLGDMSDIASRYNVNLAFEFIGFDNFSVRTLSMANQIVQVVDRENIGLVVDAYHFYTGGSTLESITQVDQDKLFIFHINDAEDVPTEQLTDAHRLFPGLGVLPLLNMGQALQKIGYDKMMSLELFRPEYWKMEKQDLADESMRHVKNAADKMFARTEANK
- a CDS encoding sugar porter family MFS transporter, whose product is MKRQEKDGSDIGNLATDPVGSKGTDNKRNHKAFLRTIMIISTFGGLLFGYDTGVINGALPYMSQAGQLNLNAFTEGLVTSSLLFGAAFGAVLGGRLSDRSGRRKNILYLAVVFFIATLGCTLAPNVTVMVICRTLLGIAVGGASVIVPTYLAEMAPTERRGRMVTQNELMIVTGQLLAFTFNAILGNTLGDSDHVWRFMLVIATLPAVILWFGMLILPESPRWFASKGKIGDALRILQQVREENQARAELSEIKTAIAEESRMKKATYKDLTVPWVRRIVGIGIGIAIVQQITGVNSIMYYGTEILRNAGFGTKAALIGNIANGVISVLATFVGIWLLGKVGRRPILLTGLIGTTSALLLIGIFSLLLNGSAALPFVVLSLTVTFLAFQQGAISPVTWLMLSEIFPLRLRGLGMGLTVFCLWITNFLVATAFPILLDLTGLSTTFFIFVILGLGAIAFVKKYLPETKGRTLEQLERHFRSYDVQGNRKATR
- a CDS encoding CoA-acylating methylmalonate-semialdehyde dehydrogenase, translated to MTTNTEVTTIQNFVGGQWVASTSGQTDVVPDPATGQPLAYVPISSKEDTDQAVQVAKEAFRTWSKTPVPKRARILFKYHQLLVDHWEELAEIVTKENGKSYKEAYGEVQRGIENVEFATGAPNLMKGEQLPDIATNIESGMYRYPVGVIGGITPFNFPMMVPCWMFPLAIACGNTFVLKPSERTPLLANRLAELLQEAGLPEGVLNIVHGAHDVVNGLLEHPDVPAISFVGSQPVAEYVYKTGTANGKRVQALAGAKNHTIVMPDADLDTAIPQMIGGAFGSAGERCMANSVTVAVGDIADELLDRLVKAADDIKIGHGLNEDVFLGPVIREGHKERTLGYIKKGVEEGATLVRDGRKDIEQLEDGYFVGPTIFDNVNKDMAIWQDEIFAPVLSIVRVESLDEAIELANASEFANGACLFTQDGSNVRQFREEMDSGMLGINLGVPAPMAFFPFSGWKKSFYGDLHVNGSDGVEFYTRRKMVTARW
- the iolC gene encoding 5-dehydro-2-deoxygluconokinase; its protein translation is MTLFNFPQDREMDLIGVGRLCIDLNANEIHRPMEETQTFTKYVGGSPANIAIGLSNLGKKAGFIGRVSDDQMGRFIQNYLADRHIDTSNVVTDQSGAVTGLAFTEIKSPTDCSILMYRDNVADLKLHPNDVSEAYIQKSKALLISGTALSQSPSRDAVFLALEYARKHNVIVFFDIDYRPYSWTDEQETAIYYSLAAEKSDVIIGTREEFDLMEMFYNNPENADKVTANRWFGYNAKLVVIKHGEEGSMAYTKDGETFEGAIFPADIVKTFGAGDAYASSLIYGLMEGYTIPEAMELGSASAAIVISSHSSSDAMPSASQVKHYVHKYKSKSLK
- the iolB gene encoding 5-deoxy-glucuronate isomerase, with amino-acid sequence MANLIVPSGNPDENGQVLRVTPESANWKYVGFEVYSLEKGKTIQDETENNEACIVILSGKANIATQNEQWNNLGHRMNVFEKTPPYSVYVPSSDSFSVEALTDLEIAVCLAPGQGTYEARLIAPDDVGVEHRGAGHMQRQVHNILPEQNPADSLLVVEVFTPDGNYSSYPPHKHDEDRLPEESYLEETYYHKINPESGFLFHRVYTDDRSLDEAMAVHHNETVLVPKGYHPVSAPPGYDVYYLNVMAGPVRTWQFTNDPDHEWLFEKMNK
- a CDS encoding 2-phosphosulfolactate phosphatase, whose amino-acid sequence is MAGKIHLIPNKEALDPDLLEGKIAVVFDVLLATTTMVTVMEHGAKEVIPALNDTEAHRLAAERDIKMIAGEFNGRTVDGFLDPSPTDLKDKIEGQRLVLSTTNGTVAIRKSQQADHIYIGSLLNAQRLAQHMADDHKDKTILLVCAGSGGTFALEDFYGAGCFLYECIQAGMTWRMTDAALSAYMFYDSYKNTPLSVLRRSRLGRLMVDQGYGHELEWAAQVNQFQGVHCFADGQMIDLQRSNRHV
- a CDS encoding phosphotransferase family protein, with protein sequence MMQSDIIQVREGEELDTAKLEAYLRDHFALDGEPLEIRQFASGRSNLTYLLKIGRWEGVLRRPPLGQVAPKAHDMGREFRVLSHLHSVYPLAPEPFVYCDDASIIGRPFFIMERRRGVVLDAVEDGAQLTSEQGRHLSKTFISSLAELHSIDLGESGLDNIGHPDGFLERQIHGWIKRYDKSKTDNVKGEEALKRWLVDHLPESQKPAMIHYDYKFNNVMFDKDLKHMVGIFDWEMATVGDPLADLACTLSYWVEPGDPDFLRYGFGHEPITVRSGFLSRRELVETYAKKTGRDASHMNYYLTFAYFKLAVICQQIYYRWKKGQTQDARFAGMGDFVHRLIDHANHTAEKGQL